A window of the Chrysemys picta bellii isolate R12L10 chromosome 24, ASM1138683v2, whole genome shotgun sequence genome harbors these coding sequences:
- the LOC101951416 gene encoding inactive phospholipase C-like protein 2 isoform X3 — protein MELWQDGSRQRPVQKKKTVSFSTMPHDRKINSTAACISFMLQGCEMKKVRSNSRMYSRFFLLAPDMRCLRWEPSKKDSEKAKIEIELVKEVRVGKKTPVLRSNGLSDQFPDECAFSIIHGDNYESLDLVASSADVVNAWVMGLRYLVSYGKHTPEAPEAGHPSLRTSWISSVFEVADLEKVGRIPVARAVQLIKALNPGMKASTIELKFKELQKAGERPGSDVACDLFVEAYCDLCTRPEIFFLLVQFSSNKESLGLKDLLTFLEVEQGMEGVTEETCLEIVGKYEPSSEGREKGYLAIDGFTRYLLSPDCSIFDPQHRRVCQDMTQPLSHYYISSAHSACLREDSSWGSAGLGGYVTALRMGCRSLELVVWDGPDGEPLVSGGRSATSRVACRSVVGVIDRYAFEASEYPLILCLAVRCSPAQQRLMAQCLRKTLGAKLYLDPPAPEEAYLPSPETLKGRVLIKGRKLPPSCHESEGEVTDEEEGPGEAEGRRRFRLSRELSELVSLCQAVPFRDFEASRRGQRYWELCSFSEVEAGRFASECPAELVSYNKRFLSRVYPSPLRIDASNMNPQDFWKCGCQMVAMNFQTPGLMMDLNAGWFHQNGACGYVLRPAVMREEVSYFSANAKDSLPGVPAQLLHLRVISGQNLPKPRGSGAKGDVVEPYVCAEIHGIPADCAERRTKTALQSGDNPVFEESLEFQVNLPELALLRLVVLDDDYIGDEFIAQYTIPFECLQSGYRHVPLQSLAGDLLPHATLFLHVAIADRPGGGKGQRRGRTGRRGRRLREYASAKTTGIKAIDEVFRTAGQPLREATDLRENMQNALVSFKELCGLAPAATMKQCILTVAAWLLRSESAPSVTLNLGQQYPPMEAQGPVPELLRKVLTAYETTIQTSRTLIESADAVHSKLMQAQQAGMDFHKELRRLEAEEGLTGRKLQKALESFAWNITVLKGQADLLKQAKAEALDNLWQIHNAGQSCGIGRNGSASPELGRARTLLEPISETEGGSDTGSC, from the exons ATGGAGCTGTGGCAG GACGGCTCTCGCCAGAGGCCAGTTCAGAAGAAGAAGACCGTGTCCTTCAGCACCATGCCCCATGACCGGAAGATCAACAGCACGGCGGCCTGCATCTCCTTCATGCTGCAGGGCTGCGAGATGAAGAAAGTTCGCTCCAACTCCCGCATGTACAGCCGCTTCTTCCTGCTGGCCCCGGACATGCGCTGCCTGCGGTGGGAGCCCTCCAAGAAGGACTCGGAGAAGGCCAAGATCGAGATCGAGCTGGTcaaggaggtgcgggtggggaaGAAAACGCCCGTGCTGCGCAGCAACGGCCTCTCCGACCAGTTCCCGGACGAGTGCGCCTTCTCCATCATCCACGGCGACAACTACGAATCCCTGGACCTGGTGGCCAGCTCGGCCGACGTGGTGAACGCCTGGGTGATGGGGCTGAGGTACCTGGTGTCCTACGGGAAGCACACGCCGGAGGCGCCCGAGGCCGGCCATCCCAGCCTCCGGACCTCCTGGATCTCCTCGGTCTTTGAGGTGGCGGACCTGGAGAAAGTGGGCCGGATCCCCGTGGCCCGGGCCGTGCAGCTCATCAAGGCTCTGAACCCGGGCATGAAGGCCTCCACCATCGAACTGAAGTTCAAGGAGCTGCAGAAGGCCGGCGAGCGGCCAGGGAGCGACGTGGCCTGCGACCTGTTTGTGGAGGCCTATTGCGACCTCTGCACCAGGCCCGAGATCTTTTTCCTCCTGGTCCAGTTCTCCAGCAACAAGGAGTCGCTGGGGCTGAAGGACCTACTGACGTTCCTGGAGGTGGAGCAGGGCATGGAGGGGGTGACCGAGGAGACGTGCCTGGAGATCGTTGGCAAATACGAGCCCTCCAGCGAGGGCCGGGAGAAGGGCTACCTGGCCATCGATGGCTTCACCCGCTACCTGctctcccctgactgctccatCTTTGACCCGCAGCACCGCCGGGTGTGCCAGGACATGACGCAGCCCCTGTCCCACTACTACATCAGCTCGGCCCACAGCGCCTGCCTGCGGGAGgacagctcctggggcagcgcggGCCTGGGCGGCTACGTCACGGCCCTGCGCATGGGCTGCCGCAGCCTGGAGCTGGTGGTGTGGGACGGCCCGGACGGCGAGCCCCTGGTCTCCGGGGGCCGCTCGGCCACCTCCCGCGTGGCCTGTCGCAGCGTGGTGGGTGTGATCGACCGGTACGCCTTCGAGGCCTCCGAATACCCCCTCATCCTGTGCCTGGCCGTGCGCTGCTCGCCCGCCCAGCAGCGGCTGATGGCGCAGTGCCTGAGGAAAACCCTGGGCGCCAAGTTGTACctggacccccccgcccccgaggagGCCTACCTGCCCTCCCCGGAGACACTCAAGGGCAGGGTCCTCATCAAGGGCAGGAAGCTGCCGCCCAGCTGCCACGAGAGCGAGGGGGAGGTGACGGACGAGGAGGAGGGCCCGGGCGAGGCCGAAGGGCGGCGCAGGTTTCGGCTGAGTAGGGAGCTGTCGGAGCTCGTGAGCCTGTGCCAGGCGGTGCCCTTCCGGGACTTTGAGGCCTCGCGGCGCGGGCAGCGCTACTGGGAGCTCTGCTCCTTCAGCGAGGTGGAGGCCGGGCGCTTCGCCAGCGAGTGCCCCGCCGAGCTGGTGAGCTACAACAAGCGGTTCCTGTCGCGGGtctaccccagccccctgcgcatCGACGCCAGCAACATGAACCCGCAGGACTTCTGGAAGTGTGGCTGCCAGATGGTGGCCATGAACTTCCAGACGCCGGGGCTCATGATGGACCTGAACGCGGGCTGGTTCCACCAGAACGGGGCCTGCGGGTACGTGCTGCGCCCCGCCGTCATGCGGGAGGAGGTCTCCTACTTCAGCGCCAACGCCAAGGACTCGCTGCCCGGCGTGCCGGCCCagctgctgcacctccgggtgaTCAGCGGGCAGAATCTGCCCAAGCCCCGGGGCTCGGGCGCCAAGGGCGACGTGGTGGAGCCCTACGTCTGCGCCGAGATCCATGGCATCCCGGCCGACTGCGCCGAGCGGCGCACCAAGACGGCGCTGCAGAGCGGGGACAACCCAGTCTTCGAGGAGAGCCTGGAGTTCCAGGTGAACCTGCCCGAGCTGGCCCTGCTGCGCCTGGTCGTGCTGGACGACGACTACATCGGCGACGAGTTCATCGCCCAGTACACCATCCCCTTCGAGTGCCTGCAGAGCGGCTACCGTCACGTGCCCCTGCAGTCCCTGGCCGGAGACCTGCTGCCCCACGCCACCCTCTTCCTGCACGTGGCCATCGCCGACCGGCCCGGCGGGGGCAAGGGGCAGCGGCGGGGGCGCACCGGGCGCCGGGGCCGGCGGCTGCGGGAATACGCCTCCGCCAAGACCACCGGCATCAAGGCCATCGACGAGGTGTTCCGCACGGCCGGCCAGCCGCTGCGCGAGGCCACCGACCTGCGGGAGAACATGCAG AACGCCCTGGTCTCCTTCAAGGAGCTGTGCGGCTTGGCGCCGGCGGCCACCATGAAGCAATGCATCCTGACGGTGGCCGCGTGGCTGCTGCGCAGCGAGAGCGCCCCCAGCGTGACGCTGAACCTGGGCCAGCAGTACCCCCCCATGGAGGCCCAGGGGCCCGTCCCGGAGCTGCTGCGCAAAGTGCTCACCGCCTACGAGACC ACGATCCAGACCAGCCGGACCCTGATCGAATCGGCCGACGCTGTGCACAGCAAACTGATGCAAGCCCAGCAGGCGG GGATGGATTTCCACAAGGAGCTGCGCCGGCTCGAGGCCGAGGAGGGGCTGACGGGCAGGAAGCTGCAGAAGGCCCTGGAGAGCTTCGCCTGGAACATCACGGTGCTGAAG ggcCAGGCAGATCTCCTGAAGCAGGCCAAGGCAGAGGCTCTGGACAATCTGTGGCAGATCCACAACGCGGGGCAGTCGTGTGGCATCGGCAGGAACGGCTCTGCCTCCCCCGAGCTCGGCCGGGCCCGGACCCTGCTGGAGCCCATCTCAGAGACAGAAGGAGGCAGCGACACCGGGTCCTGCTGA
- the LOC101951416 gene encoding inactive phospholipase C-like protein 2 isoform X2, with translation MGSTRRPWGTGKGPREGASCPQPPAGRAQQLDGSRQRPVQKKKTVSFSTMPHDRKINSTAACISFMLQGCEMKKVRSNSRMYSRFFLLAPDMRCLRWEPSKKDSEKAKIEIELVKEVRVGKKTPVLRSNGLSDQFPDECAFSIIHGDNYESLDLVASSADVVNAWVMGLRYLVSYGKHTPEAPEAGHPSLRTSWISSVFEVADLEKVGRIPVARAVQLIKALNPGMKASTIELKFKELQKAGERPGSDVACDLFVEAYCDLCTRPEIFFLLVQFSSNKESLGLKDLLTFLEVEQGMEGVTEETCLEIVGKYEPSSEGREKGYLAIDGFTRYLLSPDCSIFDPQHRRVCQDMTQPLSHYYISSAHSACLREDSSWGSAGLGGYVTALRMGCRSLELVVWDGPDGEPLVSGGRSATSRVACRSVVGVIDRYAFEASEYPLILCLAVRCSPAQQRLMAQCLRKTLGAKLYLDPPAPEEAYLPSPETLKGRVLIKGRKLPPSCHESEGEVTDEEEGPGEAEGRRRFRLSRELSELVSLCQAVPFRDFEASRRGQRYWELCSFSEVEAGRFASECPAELVSYNKRFLSRVYPSPLRIDASNMNPQDFWKCGCQMVAMNFQTPGLMMDLNAGWFHQNGACGYVLRPAVMREEVSYFSANAKDSLPGVPAQLLHLRVISGQNLPKPRGSGAKGDVVEPYVCAEIHGIPADCAERRTKTALQSGDNPVFEESLEFQVNLPELALLRLVVLDDDYIGDEFIAQYTIPFECLQSGYRHVPLQSLAGDLLPHATLFLHVAIADRPGGGKGQRRGRTGRRGRRLREYASAKTTGIKAIDEVFRTAGQPLREATDLRENMQNALVSFKELCGLAPAATMKQCILTVAAWLLRSESAPSVTLNLGQQYPPMEAQGPVPELLRKVLTAYETTIQTSRTLIESADAVHSKLMQAQQAGMDFHKELRRLEAEEGLTGRKLQKALESFAWNITVLKGQADLLKQAKAEALDNLWQIHNAGQSCGIGRNGSASPELGRARTLLEPISETEGGSDTGSC, from the exons ATGGGGAGCACACGCCGCCCATGGGGAACCGGGAAGGGCCCTCGGGAAGgcgcctcctgcccccagcccccagcaggaAGAGCTCAGCAACTG GACGGCTCTCGCCAGAGGCCAGTTCAGAAGAAGAAGACCGTGTCCTTCAGCACCATGCCCCATGACCGGAAGATCAACAGCACGGCGGCCTGCATCTCCTTCATGCTGCAGGGCTGCGAGATGAAGAAAGTTCGCTCCAACTCCCGCATGTACAGCCGCTTCTTCCTGCTGGCCCCGGACATGCGCTGCCTGCGGTGGGAGCCCTCCAAGAAGGACTCGGAGAAGGCCAAGATCGAGATCGAGCTGGTcaaggaggtgcgggtggggaaGAAAACGCCCGTGCTGCGCAGCAACGGCCTCTCCGACCAGTTCCCGGACGAGTGCGCCTTCTCCATCATCCACGGCGACAACTACGAATCCCTGGACCTGGTGGCCAGCTCGGCCGACGTGGTGAACGCCTGGGTGATGGGGCTGAGGTACCTGGTGTCCTACGGGAAGCACACGCCGGAGGCGCCCGAGGCCGGCCATCCCAGCCTCCGGACCTCCTGGATCTCCTCGGTCTTTGAGGTGGCGGACCTGGAGAAAGTGGGCCGGATCCCCGTGGCCCGGGCCGTGCAGCTCATCAAGGCTCTGAACCCGGGCATGAAGGCCTCCACCATCGAACTGAAGTTCAAGGAGCTGCAGAAGGCCGGCGAGCGGCCAGGGAGCGACGTGGCCTGCGACCTGTTTGTGGAGGCCTATTGCGACCTCTGCACCAGGCCCGAGATCTTTTTCCTCCTGGTCCAGTTCTCCAGCAACAAGGAGTCGCTGGGGCTGAAGGACCTACTGACGTTCCTGGAGGTGGAGCAGGGCATGGAGGGGGTGACCGAGGAGACGTGCCTGGAGATCGTTGGCAAATACGAGCCCTCCAGCGAGGGCCGGGAGAAGGGCTACCTGGCCATCGATGGCTTCACCCGCTACCTGctctcccctgactgctccatCTTTGACCCGCAGCACCGCCGGGTGTGCCAGGACATGACGCAGCCCCTGTCCCACTACTACATCAGCTCGGCCCACAGCGCCTGCCTGCGGGAGgacagctcctggggcagcgcggGCCTGGGCGGCTACGTCACGGCCCTGCGCATGGGCTGCCGCAGCCTGGAGCTGGTGGTGTGGGACGGCCCGGACGGCGAGCCCCTGGTCTCCGGGGGCCGCTCGGCCACCTCCCGCGTGGCCTGTCGCAGCGTGGTGGGTGTGATCGACCGGTACGCCTTCGAGGCCTCCGAATACCCCCTCATCCTGTGCCTGGCCGTGCGCTGCTCGCCCGCCCAGCAGCGGCTGATGGCGCAGTGCCTGAGGAAAACCCTGGGCGCCAAGTTGTACctggacccccccgcccccgaggagGCCTACCTGCCCTCCCCGGAGACACTCAAGGGCAGGGTCCTCATCAAGGGCAGGAAGCTGCCGCCCAGCTGCCACGAGAGCGAGGGGGAGGTGACGGACGAGGAGGAGGGCCCGGGCGAGGCCGAAGGGCGGCGCAGGTTTCGGCTGAGTAGGGAGCTGTCGGAGCTCGTGAGCCTGTGCCAGGCGGTGCCCTTCCGGGACTTTGAGGCCTCGCGGCGCGGGCAGCGCTACTGGGAGCTCTGCTCCTTCAGCGAGGTGGAGGCCGGGCGCTTCGCCAGCGAGTGCCCCGCCGAGCTGGTGAGCTACAACAAGCGGTTCCTGTCGCGGGtctaccccagccccctgcgcatCGACGCCAGCAACATGAACCCGCAGGACTTCTGGAAGTGTGGCTGCCAGATGGTGGCCATGAACTTCCAGACGCCGGGGCTCATGATGGACCTGAACGCGGGCTGGTTCCACCAGAACGGGGCCTGCGGGTACGTGCTGCGCCCCGCCGTCATGCGGGAGGAGGTCTCCTACTTCAGCGCCAACGCCAAGGACTCGCTGCCCGGCGTGCCGGCCCagctgctgcacctccgggtgaTCAGCGGGCAGAATCTGCCCAAGCCCCGGGGCTCGGGCGCCAAGGGCGACGTGGTGGAGCCCTACGTCTGCGCCGAGATCCATGGCATCCCGGCCGACTGCGCCGAGCGGCGCACCAAGACGGCGCTGCAGAGCGGGGACAACCCAGTCTTCGAGGAGAGCCTGGAGTTCCAGGTGAACCTGCCCGAGCTGGCCCTGCTGCGCCTGGTCGTGCTGGACGACGACTACATCGGCGACGAGTTCATCGCCCAGTACACCATCCCCTTCGAGTGCCTGCAGAGCGGCTACCGTCACGTGCCCCTGCAGTCCCTGGCCGGAGACCTGCTGCCCCACGCCACCCTCTTCCTGCACGTGGCCATCGCCGACCGGCCCGGCGGGGGCAAGGGGCAGCGGCGGGGGCGCACCGGGCGCCGGGGCCGGCGGCTGCGGGAATACGCCTCCGCCAAGACCACCGGCATCAAGGCCATCGACGAGGTGTTCCGCACGGCCGGCCAGCCGCTGCGCGAGGCCACCGACCTGCGGGAGAACATGCAG AACGCCCTGGTCTCCTTCAAGGAGCTGTGCGGCTTGGCGCCGGCGGCCACCATGAAGCAATGCATCCTGACGGTGGCCGCGTGGCTGCTGCGCAGCGAGAGCGCCCCCAGCGTGACGCTGAACCTGGGCCAGCAGTACCCCCCCATGGAGGCCCAGGGGCCCGTCCCGGAGCTGCTGCGCAAAGTGCTCACCGCCTACGAGACC ACGATCCAGACCAGCCGGACCCTGATCGAATCGGCCGACGCTGTGCACAGCAAACTGATGCAAGCCCAGCAGGCGG GGATGGATTTCCACAAGGAGCTGCGCCGGCTCGAGGCCGAGGAGGGGCTGACGGGCAGGAAGCTGCAGAAGGCCCTGGAGAGCTTCGCCTGGAACATCACGGTGCTGAAG ggcCAGGCAGATCTCCTGAAGCAGGCCAAGGCAGAGGCTCTGGACAATCTGTGGCAGATCCACAACGCGGGGCAGTCGTGTGGCATCGGCAGGAACGGCTCTGCCTCCCCCGAGCTCGGCCGGGCCCGGACCCTGCTGGAGCCCATCTCAGAGACAGAAGGAGGCAGCGACACCGGGTCCTGCTGA
- the LOC101951416 gene encoding inactive phospholipase C-like protein 2 isoform X1: protein MADGPRGGGSPSSGSGSSRENSAERSPVPAAPRASIMKDGSRQRPVQKKKTVSFSTMPHDRKINSTAACISFMLQGCEMKKVRSNSRMYSRFFLLAPDMRCLRWEPSKKDSEKAKIEIELVKEVRVGKKTPVLRSNGLSDQFPDECAFSIIHGDNYESLDLVASSADVVNAWVMGLRYLVSYGKHTPEAPEAGHPSLRTSWISSVFEVADLEKVGRIPVARAVQLIKALNPGMKASTIELKFKELQKAGERPGSDVACDLFVEAYCDLCTRPEIFFLLVQFSSNKESLGLKDLLTFLEVEQGMEGVTEETCLEIVGKYEPSSEGREKGYLAIDGFTRYLLSPDCSIFDPQHRRVCQDMTQPLSHYYISSAHSACLREDSSWGSAGLGGYVTALRMGCRSLELVVWDGPDGEPLVSGGRSATSRVACRSVVGVIDRYAFEASEYPLILCLAVRCSPAQQRLMAQCLRKTLGAKLYLDPPAPEEAYLPSPETLKGRVLIKGRKLPPSCHESEGEVTDEEEGPGEAEGRRRFRLSRELSELVSLCQAVPFRDFEASRRGQRYWELCSFSEVEAGRFASECPAELVSYNKRFLSRVYPSPLRIDASNMNPQDFWKCGCQMVAMNFQTPGLMMDLNAGWFHQNGACGYVLRPAVMREEVSYFSANAKDSLPGVPAQLLHLRVISGQNLPKPRGSGAKGDVVEPYVCAEIHGIPADCAERRTKTALQSGDNPVFEESLEFQVNLPELALLRLVVLDDDYIGDEFIAQYTIPFECLQSGYRHVPLQSLAGDLLPHATLFLHVAIADRPGGGKGQRRGRTGRRGRRLREYASAKTTGIKAIDEVFRTAGQPLREATDLRENMQNALVSFKELCGLAPAATMKQCILTVAAWLLRSESAPSVTLNLGQQYPPMEAQGPVPELLRKVLTAYETTIQTSRTLIESADAVHSKLMQAQQAGMDFHKELRRLEAEEGLTGRKLQKALESFAWNITVLKGQADLLKQAKAEALDNLWQIHNAGQSCGIGRNGSASPELGRARTLLEPISETEGGSDTGSC, encoded by the exons GACGGCTCTCGCCAGAGGCCAGTTCAGAAGAAGAAGACCGTGTCCTTCAGCACCATGCCCCATGACCGGAAGATCAACAGCACGGCGGCCTGCATCTCCTTCATGCTGCAGGGCTGCGAGATGAAGAAAGTTCGCTCCAACTCCCGCATGTACAGCCGCTTCTTCCTGCTGGCCCCGGACATGCGCTGCCTGCGGTGGGAGCCCTCCAAGAAGGACTCGGAGAAGGCCAAGATCGAGATCGAGCTGGTcaaggaggtgcgggtggggaaGAAAACGCCCGTGCTGCGCAGCAACGGCCTCTCCGACCAGTTCCCGGACGAGTGCGCCTTCTCCATCATCCACGGCGACAACTACGAATCCCTGGACCTGGTGGCCAGCTCGGCCGACGTGGTGAACGCCTGGGTGATGGGGCTGAGGTACCTGGTGTCCTACGGGAAGCACACGCCGGAGGCGCCCGAGGCCGGCCATCCCAGCCTCCGGACCTCCTGGATCTCCTCGGTCTTTGAGGTGGCGGACCTGGAGAAAGTGGGCCGGATCCCCGTGGCCCGGGCCGTGCAGCTCATCAAGGCTCTGAACCCGGGCATGAAGGCCTCCACCATCGAACTGAAGTTCAAGGAGCTGCAGAAGGCCGGCGAGCGGCCAGGGAGCGACGTGGCCTGCGACCTGTTTGTGGAGGCCTATTGCGACCTCTGCACCAGGCCCGAGATCTTTTTCCTCCTGGTCCAGTTCTCCAGCAACAAGGAGTCGCTGGGGCTGAAGGACCTACTGACGTTCCTGGAGGTGGAGCAGGGCATGGAGGGGGTGACCGAGGAGACGTGCCTGGAGATCGTTGGCAAATACGAGCCCTCCAGCGAGGGCCGGGAGAAGGGCTACCTGGCCATCGATGGCTTCACCCGCTACCTGctctcccctgactgctccatCTTTGACCCGCAGCACCGCCGGGTGTGCCAGGACATGACGCAGCCCCTGTCCCACTACTACATCAGCTCGGCCCACAGCGCCTGCCTGCGGGAGgacagctcctggggcagcgcggGCCTGGGCGGCTACGTCACGGCCCTGCGCATGGGCTGCCGCAGCCTGGAGCTGGTGGTGTGGGACGGCCCGGACGGCGAGCCCCTGGTCTCCGGGGGCCGCTCGGCCACCTCCCGCGTGGCCTGTCGCAGCGTGGTGGGTGTGATCGACCGGTACGCCTTCGAGGCCTCCGAATACCCCCTCATCCTGTGCCTGGCCGTGCGCTGCTCGCCCGCCCAGCAGCGGCTGATGGCGCAGTGCCTGAGGAAAACCCTGGGCGCCAAGTTGTACctggacccccccgcccccgaggagGCCTACCTGCCCTCCCCGGAGACACTCAAGGGCAGGGTCCTCATCAAGGGCAGGAAGCTGCCGCCCAGCTGCCACGAGAGCGAGGGGGAGGTGACGGACGAGGAGGAGGGCCCGGGCGAGGCCGAAGGGCGGCGCAGGTTTCGGCTGAGTAGGGAGCTGTCGGAGCTCGTGAGCCTGTGCCAGGCGGTGCCCTTCCGGGACTTTGAGGCCTCGCGGCGCGGGCAGCGCTACTGGGAGCTCTGCTCCTTCAGCGAGGTGGAGGCCGGGCGCTTCGCCAGCGAGTGCCCCGCCGAGCTGGTGAGCTACAACAAGCGGTTCCTGTCGCGGGtctaccccagccccctgcgcatCGACGCCAGCAACATGAACCCGCAGGACTTCTGGAAGTGTGGCTGCCAGATGGTGGCCATGAACTTCCAGACGCCGGGGCTCATGATGGACCTGAACGCGGGCTGGTTCCACCAGAACGGGGCCTGCGGGTACGTGCTGCGCCCCGCCGTCATGCGGGAGGAGGTCTCCTACTTCAGCGCCAACGCCAAGGACTCGCTGCCCGGCGTGCCGGCCCagctgctgcacctccgggtgaTCAGCGGGCAGAATCTGCCCAAGCCCCGGGGCTCGGGCGCCAAGGGCGACGTGGTGGAGCCCTACGTCTGCGCCGAGATCCATGGCATCCCGGCCGACTGCGCCGAGCGGCGCACCAAGACGGCGCTGCAGAGCGGGGACAACCCAGTCTTCGAGGAGAGCCTGGAGTTCCAGGTGAACCTGCCCGAGCTGGCCCTGCTGCGCCTGGTCGTGCTGGACGACGACTACATCGGCGACGAGTTCATCGCCCAGTACACCATCCCCTTCGAGTGCCTGCAGAGCGGCTACCGTCACGTGCCCCTGCAGTCCCTGGCCGGAGACCTGCTGCCCCACGCCACCCTCTTCCTGCACGTGGCCATCGCCGACCGGCCCGGCGGGGGCAAGGGGCAGCGGCGGGGGCGCACCGGGCGCCGGGGCCGGCGGCTGCGGGAATACGCCTCCGCCAAGACCACCGGCATCAAGGCCATCGACGAGGTGTTCCGCACGGCCGGCCAGCCGCTGCGCGAGGCCACCGACCTGCGGGAGAACATGCAG AACGCCCTGGTCTCCTTCAAGGAGCTGTGCGGCTTGGCGCCGGCGGCCACCATGAAGCAATGCATCCTGACGGTGGCCGCGTGGCTGCTGCGCAGCGAGAGCGCCCCCAGCGTGACGCTGAACCTGGGCCAGCAGTACCCCCCCATGGAGGCCCAGGGGCCCGTCCCGGAGCTGCTGCGCAAAGTGCTCACCGCCTACGAGACC ACGATCCAGACCAGCCGGACCCTGATCGAATCGGCCGACGCTGTGCACAGCAAACTGATGCAAGCCCAGCAGGCGG GGATGGATTTCCACAAGGAGCTGCGCCGGCTCGAGGCCGAGGAGGGGCTGACGGGCAGGAAGCTGCAGAAGGCCCTGGAGAGCTTCGCCTGGAACATCACGGTGCTGAAG ggcCAGGCAGATCTCCTGAAGCAGGCCAAGGCAGAGGCTCTGGACAATCTGTGGCAGATCCACAACGCGGGGCAGTCGTGTGGCATCGGCAGGAACGGCTCTGCCTCCCCCGAGCTCGGCCGGGCCCGGACCCTGCTGGAGCCCATCTCAGAGACAGAAGGAGGCAGCGACACCGGGTCCTGCTGA